The genomic DNA GGGCCGGCGGGCATGGACCAGGTCGTCGGCAGTGAAGCCCTGCGCGAAACTAACCGCGATGGCGATCTGGAATCCGGCGTGAGCTATACCTGCATTGCCACGCGTTCCGACGCCGTCGTTGTCCCGCCCGAAACCTGCTTCCTCGACCCTCGCGGCGCCGCAGAGGGCACGGTCCGCAATAGTTATGTCCAGGACTTTGACCGCCGCGCGATGGTCATGCATGAGGATATGCCGATGGATAAGCGCGTTCGCGCGATCGTGCGCACCATTTTGGAACTGGTGGAGACTATCCCACGCTAGTTAAAGCTCCAGCTCATCGAGGATTGCATCAAAGGCCGGACCTACCTGTGTGCGCCACAGTGTATCCACTTTCTGATCGCCCCGGCCGGGCCCGCCATTGATGACGGCCACGCGCTTGCCCTGGTTCTTTGCCTCCAGCACAAAGCGGTACCCGCTCATAACCGCCAGCGAAGAACCAGCCACCAACAGCGAGCGCGCTTGGCCCAACACAGCAAAGGCGGCATCACGGCGCTCCGCCGGTACAGGCTCGCCAAAGTAGACGACGTCCGGCTTCAGCAATTCAGAACCACAGCGCTCGCATCCGGCCATGCGAAACGCTGCCACGTCGCCCTCCTCTAGCGTCACGTCACCGTCCGGATTCACTTGGTCCGCCTCCACTACAAGGCGTTCTAGGTACCCCGGATTTGCTGCGGCTAAGCGCGCGTCGAAATGCGGCCGCGCCTCTCGATAACCACACATCAGGCACACGACGGTTTCCATATCGCCGTGCAACGCCACCAAGTTCGTGGCCCCTGCCTGTTTATGCAGGCCATCCACGTTTTGGGTAACCACGCCATTGATCAGTCCGGCGCGCTCCAGTTCCACCAGCGCATAGTGCGTGCGATTCGGCACCGCAGAATCCATGACCCGCCACCCCACAAAGCTGCGAGCCCAATACCTATGGCTCGCGGCCGGGTCGTGGCGAAATTCCTGATAGGTCATCGGCCGGTGCCTACTGAGCGAGCCGCGCGGGCCCCGATAATCCGGCACGCCCGATTCCGTAGACACCCCAGCCCCAGTCAGCACCATCACTGGGCCCTCGCGCAGCTGCTTGACGACGTCCCCTAAGGCCTTCCCCTCCTCTGTATGCGGCGCCGATTCCTCTACTACTCGGGCGATCGAGCGCAGCGCGGACTGGTGAGCAAGGGAGACGGCTGGTTCCATGCTCCCGATGCTAGCTTTCAGGCAAGTGCTCTACATATAGCCACTCCGAATCCAGATCCCCGTGGCGCGAGCACGTAGTGTGCCAGCCATCGGGGCGTACCTGGGCCACCATGCGGCGGCCACAGATTTGGCAGTAGCGCGGCACATCGAGGCCAGCGGCAGCAGCTGGGTGCAGCGTGAAGACATCCTCGATTGGCTTACCGGTGTTCGGATGGAAGATGGGCTCTTCCCCGGAAAGGACGGCAGCAGCCAATTCAGACGTCGGTTCGGATAAACCAGCCACTACAGGGCCTTGATCGGCAGATCGATGCGGTTCAACATGTCCACATCCTTTTCAATCTGCTGGCCCAGGGTGGTCAGGTAGTTGCCGGCGATAATGGCGTTGATACCGCCAAGGAGGCCGCGCTCCGTGCCGTCGTCGCCAAGCGAAAGCTCGCGACCACCAGCAAAGCGCAAGGTGGTAGACGGCATAGCCAAACGGAATGCCGCCACGGCGCGCAGGCCCTCACCCAGCGGAACCAGCGGGCGATCCGCAAACGGGGTGCCTGGGCGCGGGTCAAGGAAGTTCATCGGTACCTCGCACGGGTCAATTTCTGCCAGCTGCGCGGCGAATTCGGCACGCTGCTCCAAAGACTCGCCCATGCCGATGATGCCGCCGCAGCACACTTCCATACCTACCTCGCGCACATAGTCCAGGGTCTGCTTGCGCTCCTCCCAGGTGTGGGTGGTGACCACATTGGGGAAGAAGGAACGGGAGGTCTCCAGGTTGTGGTTATAACGCTGCGCGCCCATATCCTTCAGGCGCTGCGCCTGCTCGCGGGTCAGAGTGCCCAGGGAGCAGGAAATCTCGATATCAACGGCATCATTAATCGCGGCAATCGCCTCGCCCACCTGGTCCAGCAGACGATCGTCCGGGGACTTCACTGCGGCGACGATGCAGAACTCAGTAGCACCGGTCTTGGCGGTCTTCTGCGCTGCCTCCACCAGTTCAGGGATGTTGAGGCGCACGGCACGCACTGGGGACTCGAAGAGACCGGACTGAGAACAAAAGTGGCAGTCTTCTGGGCAGCCGCCAGTTTTAATGGAGATAATGCCTTCCACCGATACGTCTGGACCACACCACTTCAGGCGGGTCTGGTGAGCGATATCAGCGATCTCCTCCAATTGGGAATCCGGAACTTGCAGTACCTGCAATAGCTCTTCCTGGTTGAGGCCTTTGCCTTGCTCCAGGGCTTTTTCACGGGCGATGTCAACGATACTCATGGTGCTAAACCCTACTTGAACAGCGTTCAGGTTTGGCTAAAACCGCATATGATTTTGTACGGAACTACCCTCAGGGGCATGACGCTTTATGATGACACCCTCTCCCTCCTCCAAGAACTTATCCGCAATGCCTGCGTAAACGACCTCACGCCGGATTCCGGCCACGAGGTGCGCAATGCGGATAGTCTGGAGAAATTCTTCGCGGGCGAAGACGTACAGATTGAGCGCTTCGAATCCCACCCAGGTCGCGTTTCCATCGTCGTGACCGTCCCCGGCGATCCAGAAAAGGAACCGCTCACCCTCATGGGGCACACGGACGTCGTCCCCGTCGACGAGCCCAAGTGGACCAAACCGCCCTTCGAGGCACTCATCGAGGACGGCAAACTCTACGGGCGCGGTTCCGTAGACATGCTGTTTATTACCGCCACCATGGCAGCGGTTACCCGCGAGGTCGCCCGCGCCGGTAACACGGGCGGCACCCTCGCCTTTGTGGGTATGGCCGATGAGGAGGCCCGCGGCGGGCTCGGCGTGCGCTTTATGTCCGAGAACCACCCCGATGCCTTTTCGTGGAAGAACTGCTTGTCCGAAACCGGCGGCAGCCACCTGCCCGGCGCGGTGGGCTTCAACGTGGGCGAAAAGGGCGCCGGCCAGCGCCGCCTGCACGTGCATGGCGATGCCGGCCATGGCTCGACCCCGTATGGCAAGGACTTTGCCATCGTGAAAATTGGTGAGGTAGCCCGCCGCATCGCCGCCGCTGAGCCGCCCACAGCCTCCAATGAAATCTGGGAGGGCTTCGTGCGCACCTTCAAGTTTGATCCCCAGACCGAGCAGGAGCTTATCGACGGCACCGGTGACTACTCCAAGTTCGGCAACCTCGACGCCTACGCGCACGCCTTTAGCCATACCACCATCGCCGAGACCGTCCTGCGCGCCGGCGGCGCCATCAACGTGTTGCCTTCACATGCCTACCTGGAAATGGACGTGCGCCCCTTCCCCGGCCAGACCCAGGAGGATCTGGATGACTTCCTGCGCAACGCGCTTGGAGACATGGCCGATGAGGTAGAAATCGAACACCTCATTACTGAAGATGCCACCCAATCCTCCACCGATACCGAGCTGTGGCGCGCCATTGAGGCCACCTCCAAGGAATTCTTCCCCGACAAAGCCGTTGTCCCTGTTCACGCCACCGGCGGCTCGGACCTGCGCTTCGCCCGACGCAAGGGTGGCAATGCCTATGGCTTTGCCATGCACGCCGAGGGCCGCGATATGGCCAGCGCCAATTCCCAGCTGCACAGCCACGACGAGCACCTTTACTTGGAGGACCTCGAGCTCACCGTGCGCGCCTACCGCAGCCTGGTCAATCGCTTCCTAGGCCTGTCACAGGCATAACAAGTGTGGCAAGATGTCTGGCATGAGCTTTGCACGTAAGTCCGCGCTGCTATCTGCAGCTACCGCCCTGACCGTAACCCTCGCCGCCCCTGCCGCTGCCCATGCCGACGCCGTTGATAACCTCCTCGCCAAGATGCCTGCCGGCCAGATTTCCTGCTCCCAGGCCAAGCAGTACTGGACCAACTCCGCTGATTACAACCAGAAGAAGTCCCAGGCCCTCGCCGTTGCCACCGTGCACCCACGCGGCAACGAGGTCCGCGACGCCATCGGCCGCATGGACGAAGCTATTGCCCGCTGTGGCCTAAACGGCACCACTGGCCAGGGCAAGCCGGTCAACACTGGCGGCCAACGCGGCAATGCTCCCGCACCAAAGCCGGCTCCGGCACCGGCGCCAGCCAAGAACGCCAAGGTCATCGAGCTGGGTACCATCCCGGGCCAGCCGACTGTCGACGTCCCCTTCTTGGGCCAGACCTTCCGCATCCCGGATGCGGCCAAGATTGCCCAAAACGCTGTATCTCAGTTCCAGCTGCCGCAGATTCCGCAAATCCAGCAGCTACAGCAGCTGTCTTCTTTCTAGCGGTCTAGCTGAAAATAGATCCCGGCATGCGCGCTGCAGCCGGGATTAAATTTATGCCCGCAGTGGGGACAGGCAGGCGCGGCGGCATAAGCGTGGTAGTTCATTTCGGTGCGGCAGGCGCCGCAGAGGACCGAGGGGGCGTCGACAAGCATGGGCCCAAACTCATGGTCAGTGAGCTCGGCGTGGCACAGCGCGCAAGCAAAATACTTCCCGCAGCTGGCGCACTTATTGGCCACCACGTCCAGCGGGGAATGCCAATGCTTGCACCGGCCTTGCGCATCAATCGCGCCGTGAATCTTCATGGCCGTCAGCATACGCGCCACCCTGTTGCCACTGCTGCTTCTTTTCTTCAGACTTCTTAGCATTGCGCACTGCCTGAATGCCCACCACAATGGCAATGATGATCGGAACCCACACCTTGCTGTAGTCCATCAAGAATACGAGCCAATCGGGCGGATCAATGTCAATATTGAGGTCAATATTCGGCACGGGCAGCTCAATCTGCGGCAACTCCGGCACCGGGAGCGCGATATCCGGCAGGTCGATATCCGGCAGCTCCCAGTCCGGCAGTAACCGGGCCAAGATGCGGCTAATGATCGGGCCGAGCACAATCACGCCAATGGCCCAGCCGGACTTTCCCAGGCCACCCAAAAGCGGATACAGCACCCGCTTGAAGGAGCTTTCCTCCATGGCCTTGCGGCGCTTTTCTCCCAATGAGCCGGCCGGCGGATCGAGGGCGACTGCCTCCTCGCCATTGCGGTAGTACACATCTAAAAGCTCGCCAAAAGGAGAGGCTTGGATATCTAGGTAAGGCTTGGTCCGCGGTGCGGAGTTCTCGAGCAGGGTGAGGTCTTTTTCAATCTTCTTTTTAAGCGAATACCGACCCGCACGCGGCCGATCGTGTCGGCTGCGTACCTGACCGTTCACCACAATCTGCAGGCGTGGGCTGGGATTCTTCCGCCACAGCTGAAGGCGCTTCGACAGCGAAGCATCGCCTGGCACCGGGGTATAGTCCTTCGCCTTTTTTGGCCACTCACCTAGCTCAGCGAACTCGGCATCGTATCCGCGCTGCACCTCAATGGTGCCCACCTCGGGGTGTTCTAGGCGCCACGTCTCCATTAGCTCTTCCCCGCCTTGGAGCCCACCACTGCACCCAGCTTGCTCGCGGCCCATGCCAGAAAGACAAGCACCGGGAGGTAAATCCACGTTCCCTCATTGAAATACAGGGACATGGCGGCAAAATAGGCCAGGCCTGCCACACTGAAGATGGTCCAGGAGGCGCGGAAAGTGGCGCCGTCGACAAGAGCAATGATCACCGTCAGCACGGCCATGAGGATAAGCAGGGCAAGGCCGGAGACAAGGTGATAGATGGCGGGCGGCAGTCCAACGAAGACCGCGACCATGGCGATGGGCGCCCACCATTGCCACCAGACGCGGCTGGGCTCGTCTTTCGTTTCCGCTTCTTCTTCTAGCTCCTCAAACACGCACCCAACCTATCACAGGGCTTGGCAGAGCTTATGGGGAAGAAATCCTCCCTATGGCCGGCTTAATCCTCCCCGCGGAGGATACCGCGCTGAGCAGGGCATACCTAGCGTTGAGTACATGAAAAGCACACCACTCATCCTCGCGGCGGGCGTGATATTTGGTGCCATCTACGGCACCAATGCGCTCCTGCCAGACATGTATGACAACCCCACCTCTGAGGTGCAGGCCGGCCAGGCCCGCATCCCCGGATTATCCTGCACGGAGGAAGAAGGCTCCACCGGCAGTGAACCACGCTGGGACTGTGACGGCACCCAGATCCGCGCTAAAGAAGTCGGCGTACAGGACAAAGACCAAGCCACCCGACGCTACCTCCGGGCAATGGGTGAAGGTACGGCCATGCCGGAAGGAGACATCGACCGTGACGGGGATAAGCGCACGCTTAGCGATGGCGACCTCGTAGCCATCAGCGTCGAGGGCGATGGCCCCACCACGTTCCTCTCCCTGCGCGGACCGCGGGCTGAAGAACTTGCCCAGGAGGTAGAAAAGGCATGAAGAATCTATACTGGCTATCAATAGCTTTCGGCCTGGTAGTTTCCGGCTTTTTCTTGGCCGATCGCCGGTTTACCGAGGTTGGGCTCATCGGTGCGCTCATCTGCGCTGGCCTGACACTCGGTCTGGGATTCTGGTGGTTTAGGCCGCGGCCGATATGGCAAGGCATCCTGTGGGGTGCGCTCGCCCCGCCGGTGGTGGTTAGCCTCGACAATCAGATGGTGGGAATCTCGGACAAGCTGGGGATCACCCACCTAGACGCGGCCTTCCACTCACCACTTCCGGAAGAAACCATCAAGCTCCTCGGCGTTGTCATTATTATTGCAGCCTTCAAGAACGTGCGGCATCCCTACCAAGCCGCCGCGATCGGAATGGCGGTAGGCCTTGGTTTTGACGCCATGGAAAATATTCCATTCCTCCTGGGCGCGACCATCAATAACCTGGATGGCGATCTCTGGGGCGCCGTTATTACCGGTACCGGGCGAATCCTCACTGGTGCCTTTAGCCATGCAGTGTATACGGGGGTTGCGGCGTGGGGCGTCGGCAAGCTCTACGCGGGGGCACGCCACGGATACTGGCAGGTGGCCGGATTCTGGCTGGCCGCTATCGCCCTGCATACCCTGTTCAATGCCTCGCTGATCATTACGGGTGATTGGCCGGTGACCTTTTTCCTTACCGCTCTCATTACGTGGACACTGATTATCTGGGGCCTGCGTTTCATACGCAAGCAAGAGAAGAAATATGCGGCACAAAAAAGCGAAACTACTCTACCCACCAAGGATCCAGAATATAGCTCTTGAGCTGTGTAAATACGAAGGAAGAGGCTCGTGTCCGAGGGGTGTTATAAGGTGTGAATCGTACACAAGTTCACACGATTATTTAGGTACGATGCGCCATGGAAGAACCCTACTTTTCCACGACCAACACCGACGACCCCACCACACGCTTAGCCTTTGAGATGCGAAAAGCGGAATACGAGTTCTGGGTAAACCAAGTCCCAGATCTCGATTCTGATTTCGAATTAGTCACCAACTCCCTCTACCGCACCACCGGCGTCAATGAAGGCCGGATTGGCCATATCCTCATGGCGCTGCACCGCTTGGAGGAGCTGCCTGAGCTCCAAGCGCTGCAGCACCGTCTCTATCACTTGGACCTCGACCGGATTATTGCCATCAATAAGTCGCTCAACCGCTTGGGCAATCCGACGCCAGAGGTGGTGGCGCGCATCGATGAGCAGCTCACCGCCTACCTCACCCCTACCCGGCCGAACCAGGCCATGCGTACGCAGGCGCAGATCAAGCGCAAACTCAACGAGCTCATCAACCTCGCCGATGACACATTGGCCGTCACCCAGGGCCCCACCCAGCCGCGCTACACCATGGAAAATTGGGGCGATAACACCTCGGCGGTGACCTTGAGTGCGGACCCGGCGGTTATCGCGAGCGTCGATAAGTGCGTCCGGCAGACCGCGCTGGAGCTAGATTGCTCGCTTGCCGACGCCGCCGTTGCACTCCTCACCGGCCGTACCCAAGCCCCCGAAATCATCCTCAACGCCTATAAAGCCACCGACGTGCCCAATTCCCCAGCGTTTATTGAATCCGTGGGCTGGCTCGACCCGGCGCGGTCGAATGCGCTGCCCTACACCAAAATCCGGGAGATGGACCCTAACCACGAGGTCAAGGGCTACGTCACTCCCGCGTCCATGGCTGCGTACCTGGAAGGATTTGACGGTACCTGCCGTTATCCCGGCTGCAATCGCCCGGCCACGGCCTGCCAGAAGGATCACCGCATCAACCACGCGGATGGCGGGCCGACCACCCCGGCAAACCTCGCCTGCTTATGCCAGCACCACCACAATGTGAAGACCGATGGTCGTGCTTTCTACGTCATGGACCCACATACGCGCGACATCATCTGGCTTTTTGAGGATGGCACGTGGACAGCCACCGAGCCATCCGGCCCGCTGGCGCCCAAGAACAAAAACTGGGTGCAGACCTTCGCCCAAACCATGACCGCCCACCGCGCTCGCGCCTACGAGGAAGCGCAAGCACTCATGCGCCAGCAGAAAACCACCCCTAGGGAGGAGGAATAATTCCACCAGCTGCCCTACAGTGGCTGGCATGACGCAAAATTTATTCACACTGGATGAGCTCGTAATTACCCAGACCAAATCCTTCCTCAATGATCAGTTCATGATCACCGATCTAGACGGCACTCCTGTGGGCACTATCCTGCAATCCACCAGTCTCAAAGACATGGTGTTTAAATCCTCTCGAAGCTTGGAGGTTGCCATTACGGATGCTGAAGGCAACCCGCTACAGACGGCCATGACGATTTCGGATCCGCCGAATTTTCTGCGGGATACCTATGAGGTGCACTTGCCGGGAATCGAAAAGCCCATGGCCGTCATTACCAAGCGTTTCTCCATGCTCAAGACAAAGTTGGACTTGACCATGGAGGGCTTTGCCGACGTCGAAATTCACGGCGACTTCTGGGATTGGAATCTTTCCATCACTTCAGAAGATCGCCTGCTTGCTGACGTCTCTAACGAATGGACTGGCATGGGTAATTTCTTCATGGGCAAAAACACGTATCGCCTGCGCATCACGCCGGGCCTCAATGAGCAACATCACGCCGCCATCATCGGCGCCGTGATGAGCATGGATATGCTGCGCACTAAGCAGAAGAACAGCGACTAGAAGGTGTTGTTGCAAAGTTGGGCGGAGAGCAGCGAAGACTCAGTTTCTCATTCCCTGATGGCCGCTGCGTGTGGGCGTTGTTAGGCCGTCTCGAAGACCCGGTTGACGATCACCGCGTCCGGGTTCGGTTGCCCGTAGGCAAACATCACGCCTTGCCCTTTCCGCAATGAGTACATCGCCTCCATCCCTTTCGGCCCGGGGATCCGCTTCAGCCGACCATGGTCGCCTTCCAGGATGGTGTTGAGGTATTTCACCTGCCGGTGTTCCACTATTGGCAGGCAGATTCCCTCTGACTTCAACTCGGCGATTGCCCTGGCTAGGGAGGGCGCTTTATCGGTGTTGAACACTCTGGGATACCCGGCTGACGCATTGGATCTGACGGCCTTGGCCAGGAAGCGCTTCACTGCGGCCACCTGCCGCCGACCCGGATATAGGTCTCATCCACCCGCCAGGAACTAGCCTGCTAGTCAGGTACCTGCCGGTACCACCGTGTTTGCTTGTCCAGCTCAGGGGCGTATTTCTGGACCCAGCGGTAGATCGTGGTGTGATCGACCGGCACGCCCCGCTTGGTCATCATTTCCGCCAGATCGCGGTAGCTCACCCCGTAGCGGCAGTACCACCCACTGCCCACAGAATGATGCCACGGGGAGAAATGACGACCGGAAAAGATACCCATAGCTGTGACTATTTCACGTCACTCTTCCTACTGCCCCAACTTCGCAACAGCACCTTTCAGGGTCATATGGGGGCAATGGAGAGAAGTGGTGGATCAGTGGACGGCGGCGGATGCCGAAGTAGGCGTGGCGTGTTCCTCTTTCGACTCGGTCGGAGCCAGGTGAGCCGGATCCAGATCAATGCGGCGCAACAGCTGGGCGTTCAGGGCCACCACGATGGTCGAGGCAGACATCAAGATCGCGCCCACGGCCGGGGACAGCACGAACCCGATCGAGGCGAGCACTCCGGCGGCCAACGGCACGGCGAGGATGTTGTAGCCAGAGGCCCAGATCAGGTTCTGGATCATCTTGCGATAGCTGGCCTGGGACAGCTCAATCATCGACAGCACTGCCCGCGGGTCATCACTTGCTAGGACCACCCCGGCAGATTCCATGGCCACATCCGTGCCGGCACCGATGGCGATACCGACGTCCGCGCGGGTCAGAGCGGGGGCGTCATTGACACCGTCACCGACCATGGCCACGCTCAAACCCCGGTCCTGCAGCTGCGTGACCTTGGTGTCTTTGTCTTGGGGCAGGACCTCGGCGAAGACCTCATCAATGCCTAGGTCCTGACCAACCGCCTGGGCCACCTGCTGCGCGTCGCCGGTGATCATCGCGACCTTCACCCCGCGGTCCTGCAGGGCTTTCACGGCGGCGCGGGATTCGGGGCGGATCTTGTCCTCGACGGCCACCGCACCGATGATCTGACCGTCGCGGACAATATGGAGCACACCGGCCCCACGCCCGGTCCAGGCGCTTGTGGTGTCGGTGAGCTCGGCCGGGGTGGTGAGGTTGAACTCGCGCAGCATGTTCGGCCCGCCCACGAGGATCTCAGCGCCATCGACAGTGGCCCGGACCCCTCGGCCGGAGGCGGCGCTGAAACCAGTTGCACGGATTTGCCGACGGGAGGCCTCGGGATGGGCGGCCGCGGCTGCCACGATGGCGCGGGCCACGGGGTGCTCGCTGTCGGCCTCCGCGGCGGCGGCTAGAGCCAGCAGCTCGGCCTCGGTGACGCCGACAGCTGCCGCGACACCGGTGACCGCGTGCGCACCCTCGGTCAGGGTGCCGGTTTTGTCGAAGAGCACCACGTCGATGGTGCGCATCCGCTCGAGCGCCATCCGGTCCTTGATGAGCACCCCGGATTTCGCAGCCCGCTCGCTGGAGATCGCAATGACCAGAGGAATCGCCAGGCCCAGGGCGTGCGGGCAGGCGATGACCAGCACCGTGACTGTGCGCACCACGGCATCGTCCGGGCTGCCGATGATGGTCCACACCACCGCGGTGATCAGAGCGGAGATCAGCGCGAACCAGAACAACAACGCCGCCGCCCGATCCGCCAGGGCCTGGGCCCGGGAGGAGGACTCCTGGGCGTCGGCAACCATGCGTTGGATCCCGGCCAGGGCGGTGTCCCCGCCGGTAGCCTCCACCCGGATGCGGACGGTGTTGTCGGTGGCCACGGTACCGGCGACCACCTTGTCACCGGTGTCGCGGAAGACGGGACGGGATTCGCCGGTGATCATCGCCTCATCGAATTCGGCGGCTCCGTCGAGGATGGTTCCGTCAGCCGGCACCCGGGCACCGGCCCTCACCAGCACGACGTCGTCGACGACCAGCTCGGAGATGGCCACGGTGCGGGTGGTCCCGTCGATGACTTTCTCGGCCTCATCCGGCAGCAGGGCAGCCAGCGCATCAAGCGCGGAGGACGCGGCCCCGAGAGCGGACATCTCCAGCCAGTGGCCCAGCAGCATGATGGTCACCAGCAGGGCCAGCTCCCACCAGAAGTCCAGCTCAAAACCGCCCAGCCCCAGAGTGGTGACCCAGGAGGCGACAAACGCCACGGTGATGGCCATGGCGATCAGGAGCATCATCCCGGGTTGGCGGGATTTCAGTTCTTTCCATCCGCCCTTGAGGAAAGGCGTTCCGCCGTAGACGAAGATGATCGTGCCTAGCACCGGGGGGATCCAGGTGGATCCGGAGAATGCCGGGAGGTGGTAGCCGAGCAGGTGGGCGACCATGGGGCTGAAAATAACGACGGGAATGGACAGAATCAGAGACCACCAGAAGCGGTCCCGAAACATTGCGGTGCTGTGTCCGGCGTGTTCGCCGTGACCATGCACGTGGTGGTCTTCGTCCAGGGCGGAGTGCGGGTGATCGTGGGGCATCGCCTGGCCGTGGGTGTCGGGATCTGCGTGGTGTTCGTGGCTGGCATGATCTGGGTGGTGGGTGTGGTCTGTTTCCGGAGCGGGGTGATCACCATGGTGATCACCGGAATGGTGGGGAGTGCTCATGACGTTCCTTTCGCTCAACCCGGTCGGGATCGAGATGATGGGTAAGACTGATCAGGATAAGACGGTGTAGCCGGCCTCCTCGATGGCCCGGCAAACCATCTCCGGAGGTACGACACCGGTGACCGTGACGGTGGAAACTCCACCAGCAGCGAGATCAATCTGGACGTCGTCGACCTGGGGGAGGGCCTGAAGGGCCTGGGTCACGCTTTTCGCGCAGTGCCCGCAGGTCAGGCCGGTGACCTGGTAGCTAGGGGAGGACCCTCCTGCTGACGAGTCGCTGGCGGCAGGGATGGAGGCGGTGTCGGCACGTGAGGCAGGTCCGCAACAGCTGCAGCCGTGGGAGGCCATCGGCAAGAGGCGGGGCGGGGAGGTGATCATGGGAAAGCTCCTTCGGTTCGGTGGGGTGCGGCGATGCCGCTCTCTAGCGCATACCCCCCTGGGGCATATTCCCTAGCGTATACCCCCCCGGGGTATATTTTCAAGGGGTGAAGGGCACGGCCCTCACGCGGGGCAGGGTGTGGTCACCGAGCAGCCTCGTCACTGTCGGGAGGGGACAGCGGGAGGCGGAGGGCAAACACCGCTCCGCGACCGGGTCCGGGGGAGGTGGCGGTGAGAGTGCCGCCGTGAGCCTCGATCAATGCCTTGGAGATGGTCAGACCGATACCGGCCCCGCCGTTGTCCCGGCTGCGGGCGGCATCCCCCCGGTAGAAGCGTTCGAAGATGTGTCCGAGCTGGTCAGGCGGGATGCCCTCGCCGTCATCGGCGACGTGGATGAGCGCGGTGGACGCCCCCTGTCGGTGGACGCTGATCCGGACCTGCCCGCTGGCCGGGGTGTGCCGTAGCGCGTTCGACAGGAGATTGCTCATCACCTGGCCGAAGCGTTGCCGGTCCACGAGCACCCGGGCGGTGTCCGTAATGGTCTCGACCTGTAAATCGACGCCTTTGTCAGCATAAGCTTCCCCCGCGGCAGCAGCGGCGGTATGGAGCAGATCCCCGAGCCCTTCCTCCGCCAGGTCCAAATCGATCCGGTGTTCCTGGGCCCGGGAGACATCGTCGATGTCTTCCATCAACCGGGTCAGGCGGGTGAGTTGGTCAGCCATGATCGTGTGGGTGGCATTATTCCAGTCCACGACCCCGTCCTGGAGACCATCGAGGTAGACCGTGAGCACCGATAAGGGGGTGCCCATTTCGTGGGCCAGATCAGAGAGCATCTGGCGGCGGACCTGTTCGGTGTGTTCCAGCCGGTCGGCCATGGTGTTGAAAGCATGCGCCAGGGTGGTGACCTCGGGGCCTGCTTCTCCGGCGGGCACGCGGATACGGGAGTTGCCGGCCGTCAGGCTGGTAGCGGCGTGGGTGAGA from Corynebacterium tuberculostearicum includes the following:
- a CDS encoding CHY zinc finger protein, with amino-acid sequence MKIHGAIDAQGRCKHWHSPLDVVANKCASCGKYFACALCHAELTDHEFGPMLVDAPSVLCGACRTEMNYHAYAAAPACPHCGHKFNPGCSAHAGIYFQLDR
- a CDS encoding heme transporter, giving the protein MFEELEEEAETKDEPSRVWWQWWAPIAMVAVFVGLPPAIYHLVSGLALLILMAVLTVIIALVDGATFRASWTIFSVAGLAYFAAMSLYFNEGTWIYLPVLVFLAWAASKLGAVVGSKAGKS
- a CDS encoding Sir2 family NAD-dependent protein deacetylase; amino-acid sequence: MEPAVSLAHQSALRSIARVVEESAPHTEEGKALGDVVKQLREGPVMVLTGAGVSTESGVPDYRGPRGSLSRHRPMTYQEFRHDPAASHRYWARSFVGWRVMDSAVPNRTHYALVELERAGLINGVVTQNVDGLHKQAGATNLVALHGDMETVVCLMCGYREARPHFDARLAAANPGYLERLVVEADQVNPDGDVTLEEGDVAAFRMAGCERCGSELLKPDVVYFGEPVPAERRDAAFAVLGQARSLLVAGSSLAVMSGYRFVLEAKNQGKRVAVINGGPGRGDQKVDTLWRTQVGPAFDAILDELEL
- a CDS encoding M20/M25/M40 family metallo-hydrolase, whose protein sequence is MTLYDDTLSLLQELIRNACVNDLTPDSGHEVRNADSLEKFFAGEDVQIERFESHPGRVSIVVTVPGDPEKEPLTLMGHTDVVPVDEPKWTKPPFEALIEDGKLYGRGSVDMLFITATMAAVTREVARAGNTGGTLAFVGMADEEARGGLGVRFMSENHPDAFSWKNCLSETGGSHLPGAVGFNVGEKGAGQRRLHVHGDAGHGSTPYGKDFAIVKIGEVARRIAAAEPPTASNEIWEGFVRTFKFDPQTEQELIDGTGDYSKFGNLDAYAHAFSHTTIAETVLRAGGAINVLPSHAYLEMDVRPFPGQTQEDLDDFLRNALGDMADEVEIEHLITEDATQSSTDTELWRAIEATSKEFFPDKAVVPVHATGGSDLRFARRKGGNAYGFAMHAEGRDMASANSQLHSHDEHLYLEDLELTVRAYRSLVNRFLGLSQA
- the bioB gene encoding biotin synthase BioB, which produces MSIVDIAREKALEQGKGLNQEELLQVLQVPDSQLEEIADIAHQTRLKWCGPDVSVEGIISIKTGGCPEDCHFCSQSGLFESPVRAVRLNIPELVEAAQKTAKTGATEFCIVAAVKSPDDRLLDQVGEAIAAINDAVDIEISCSLGTLTREQAQRLKDMGAQRYNHNLETSRSFFPNVVTTHTWEERKQTLDYVREVGMEVCCGGIIGMGESLEQRAEFAAQLAEIDPCEVPMNFLDPRPGTPFADRPLVPLGEGLRAVAAFRLAMPSTTLRFAGGRELSLGDDGTERGLLGGINAIIAGNYLTTLGQQIEKDVDMLNRIDLPIKAL
- a CDS encoding HNH endonuclease signature motif containing protein, with protein sequence MEEPYFSTTNTDDPTTRLAFEMRKAEYEFWVNQVPDLDSDFELVTNSLYRTTGVNEGRIGHILMALHRLEELPELQALQHRLYHLDLDRIIAINKSLNRLGNPTPEVVARIDEQLTAYLTPTRPNQAMRTQAQIKRKLNELINLADDTLAVTQGPTQPRYTMENWGDNTSAVTLSADPAVIASVDKCVRQTALELDCSLADAAVALLTGRTQAPEIILNAYKATDVPNSPAFIESVGWLDPARSNALPYTKIREMDPNHEVKGYVTPASMAAYLEGFDGTCRYPGCNRPATACQKDHRINHADGGPTTPANLACLCQHHHNVKTDGRAFYVMDPHTRDIIWLFEDGTWTATEPSGPLAPKNKNWVQTFAQTMTAHRARAYEEAQALMRQQKTTPREEE
- a CDS encoding PrsW family intramembrane metalloprotease translates to MKNLYWLSIAFGLVVSGFFLADRRFTEVGLIGALICAGLTLGLGFWWFRPRPIWQGILWGALAPPVVVSLDNQMVGISDKLGITHLDAAFHSPLPEETIKLLGVVIIIAAFKNVRHPYQAAAIGMAVGLGFDAMENIPFLLGATINNLDGDLWGAVITGTGRILTGAFSHAVYTGVAAWGVGKLYAGARHGYWQVAGFWLAAIALHTLFNASLIITGDWPVTFFLTALITWTLIIWGLRFIRKQEKKYAAQKSETTLPTKDPEYSS